The Actinomycetes bacterium genome includes a region encoding these proteins:
- a CDS encoding BldC family transcriptional regulator, with translation MPQTTEPSYLRTTQVAELLQVSPKTVSRWAKEGKLPYLRTLGGHRRYPDREIRALLETLSEPLAADQQYATSS, from the coding sequence GTGCCTCAGACAACCGAACCCAGCTACCTGCGCACGACACAGGTCGCCGAGCTCCTCCAGGTGTCACCAAAGACCGTCAGCCGCTGGGCCAAGGAGGGCAAGCTGCCCTACCTGCGCACCCTCGGCGGCCACCGACGCTACCCCGACCGGGAGATCCGGGCGCTGCTGGAAACCCTGTCAGAACCACTGGCGGCCGACCAGCAGTACGCGACCTCTTCATAG
- a CDS encoding nitrile hydratase accessory protein gives MRTDTTQVGDARRRVEQLLTELPGDADQLSFNHPWELRAFALAVAAYHNGQYDWSEFQLALIGAIRQWEDGAADEPWRYYDRWLEALETVLSGNGVLVGTELDDRTGAMLATPRDANHHHTHREPVAVDPAR, from the coding sequence ATGAGGACCGACACGACGCAGGTCGGTGACGCCCGGCGGCGGGTGGAGCAACTGCTCACCGAGCTACCGGGCGATGCCGATCAACTGTCCTTCAACCATCCCTGGGAGCTGCGCGCATTCGCGCTGGCGGTGGCGGCCTACCACAACGGGCAGTACGACTGGAGCGAGTTCCAGCTGGCCCTGATCGGCGCCATCCGGCAGTGGGAGGACGGTGCGGCGGACGAGCCGTGGCGCTACTACGACCGGTGGCTGGAGGCGCTGGAGACCGTGCTGTCGGGCAACGGGGTCCTGGTAGGCACCGAGCTGGACGACCGGACCGGCGCCATGCTCGCCACACCGCGCGACGCCAACCACCACCACACCCACCGGGAGCCGGTCGCCGTCGACCCGGCGCGCTGA
- the nthA gene encoding nitrile hydratase subunit alpha produces the protein MSATESPLPVTMHQRSDAEVAARVKALESIMIEKGIMTTEAVDRLAEIYENEVGPQLGASVVAKAWSDPGFRERLLANGTEACAEMGIGGLQGEDMVVVENTGTVHNVIVCTLCSCYPWPVLGLPPNWYKYPAYRSSIVRAPRQVLRESFGFDIPESVEIRVWDSSSEMRYWVLPLRPEGTEGMSESELAALVTRDSMIGTGPTATP, from the coding sequence ATGAGCGCAACCGAGAGCCCGCTGCCCGTCACCATGCACCAACGCTCGGACGCCGAGGTGGCAGCCCGGGTCAAGGCCCTTGAGTCGATCATGATCGAGAAGGGCATCATGACCACCGAGGCGGTCGACCGCCTCGCGGAGATCTACGAGAACGAAGTCGGCCCGCAGCTCGGCGCGTCGGTCGTGGCCAAGGCGTGGAGCGATCCCGGGTTCCGCGAGCGGCTGCTCGCCAACGGCACTGAAGCCTGTGCCGAGATGGGCATCGGCGGCCTGCAGGGCGAGGACATGGTCGTCGTGGAGAACACCGGCACGGTGCACAACGTGATCGTCTGCACGCTGTGCTCCTGCTACCCGTGGCCGGTGCTCGGGCTGCCGCCGAACTGGTACAAGTACCCGGCCTACCGCTCCAGCATCGTCCGGGCGCCGCGCCAGGTGCTGCGCGAGAGCTTCGGATTCGACATCCCCGAGTCGGTCGAGATCCGGGTCTGGGACTCCTCCTCGGAGATGCGCTACTGGGTGCTGCCGCTGCGCCCCGAGGGCACCGAAGGGATGAGCGAGTCCGAGCTCGCCGCGCTCGTGACGCGCGACTCGATGATCGGCACCGGCCCGACAGCGACCCCATGA
- the nthB gene encoding nitrile hydratase subunit beta, with amino-acid sequence MNGAHDLGGLDGLGPVVVEKDEPVFHSEWEKAAFAMFSMPFRAGFFGVDQFRHGIEQMHPAEYLASRYYEHWMHTVEHYGEKAGVLDPAEIERRTRHYLEHPDEPLPQRDDPDLLAFVNGVVKTGAPAGRPSGAAPKFAVGDRVRVIDDSPLDHTRKARYIRGKTGVIEHAHGTFIYPDSAGNGRGEDPKHVYTVKFDSTHLWGPEAGDPNASVYFDVWEPYLEKA; translated from the coding sequence ATGAACGGTGCCCATGACCTTGGTGGTCTCGACGGCCTCGGCCCGGTCGTCGTCGAGAAGGACGAACCGGTCTTCCACTCGGAGTGGGAGAAGGCGGCCTTCGCCATGTTCTCCATGCCTTTCCGGGCGGGGTTTTTCGGCGTCGACCAGTTCCGCCACGGCATCGAGCAGATGCACCCTGCGGAGTACCTGGCCTCGCGCTACTACGAGCACTGGATGCACACCGTCGAGCACTACGGCGAGAAGGCGGGCGTGCTGGACCCCGCCGAGATCGAGCGGCGGACCCGGCACTACCTGGAGCACCCGGACGAGCCGCTGCCGCAGCGTGACGACCCCGACCTGCTCGCGTTCGTCAACGGGGTCGTCAAGACCGGGGCCCCGGCCGGCAGGCCGTCCGGCGCGGCGCCCAAGTTCGCGGTCGGCGACCGGGTCCGGGTCATCGACGACAGCCCGCTCGACCACACCCGCAAGGCCCGCTACATCCGGGGCAAGACCGGCGTCATCGAGCACGCGCACGGCACGTTCATCTACCCGGACAGCGCCGGGAACGGGCGGGGCGAGGACCCCAAGCACGTCTACACCGTCAAGTTCGACTCCACCCATCTCTGGGGTCCGGAAGCCGGGGATCCCAACGCATCGGTGTACTTCGACGTCTGGGAGCCCTACCTCGAGAAGGCCTGA
- a CDS encoding amidase gives MSVRPPSPDELAAVAARYGLGLSAADIEEFEPFVAGLLGSWDKVERLYARTAPTPPTDRAWQRPSDEENPLGAWYVRTDITEADGGPLAGRAVAIKDNTMVAGVPMMNGSRTVEGFVPTRDATIVSRLLAAGATITGKAVCEDLCFSGGSHTSRTGPVRNPWDPSRSAGGSSSGSAALVASGAVDMATGGDQGGSVRIPSAYSGSVGHKPTHGLVPYTGAFPIEFTLDHLGPMTRTVSDAALMLGVMAGPDGYDARQPRDVVPQDYVGALASDAAGLRIGVVAEGFGIEGVSQQGVDDAVRSAVETLRSAGLVAEDVSIPWHADAMPVWDVIATEGATAQMVDGNAYGMNWQGLYDPELIAHYGQQWRERGADFSETVKLVLLAGRHAIDSQHGRHYAMARNLAYELRKAYDDALERYDVLVMPTLPLTATELPPADAPRNVYIPRALEMIANTAPFDVTGHPATSVPAGLVDGLPAGLMIVGKHFEDATPLRVAQAYEKAVGGFPMPTTPAAVGSSP, from the coding sequence ATGTCCGTCCGTCCGCCGAGCCCCGACGAGCTGGCGGCGGTCGCCGCCAGGTACGGCCTGGGCCTTTCCGCCGCCGACATCGAGGAGTTCGAGCCGTTCGTCGCCGGCCTGCTGGGCTCCTGGGACAAGGTGGAGCGGCTCTACGCCAGGACCGCTCCGACGCCGCCCACCGACCGGGCCTGGCAGCGCCCTTCCGACGAGGAGAACCCGCTGGGTGCGTGGTATGTCCGCACCGACATCACCGAGGCCGACGGCGGCCCGCTGGCCGGCCGCGCGGTGGCGATCAAGGACAACACGATGGTCGCCGGCGTGCCGATGATGAACGGCTCGCGGACCGTCGAGGGCTTCGTGCCTACTCGGGATGCCACGATCGTCTCCCGGCTGCTCGCGGCGGGCGCGACGATCACCGGGAAGGCGGTCTGCGAGGACCTCTGCTTCTCCGGCGGCAGCCACACCTCGCGCACCGGGCCGGTACGCAACCCGTGGGACCCGTCGCGGAGCGCAGGCGGGTCGTCCAGCGGCAGTGCAGCGCTCGTCGCATCCGGCGCGGTCGACATGGCAACCGGTGGTGACCAGGGCGGTTCGGTACGCATCCCGAGCGCGTACAGCGGCTCCGTCGGACACAAGCCGACGCACGGCCTGGTGCCCTACACCGGGGCGTTCCCGATCGAGTTCACCCTCGACCATCTCGGTCCGATGACCCGCACCGTGAGCGACGCCGCGCTCATGCTCGGCGTGATGGCCGGCCCGGACGGCTACGACGCCCGCCAGCCACGCGACGTCGTGCCGCAGGACTACGTCGGCGCGCTGGCCAGCGACGCGGCCGGGCTCCGGATCGGTGTGGTCGCCGAGGGCTTCGGCATCGAAGGGGTCTCGCAGCAGGGCGTGGATGACGCCGTGCGATCGGCCGTGGAAACGCTGCGGTCGGCCGGTCTGGTCGCGGAGGACGTGTCCATCCCGTGGCACGCCGATGCGATGCCGGTCTGGGACGTGATCGCCACCGAGGGCGCGACCGCGCAGATGGTCGACGGCAACGCCTACGGCATGAACTGGCAGGGACTGTACGACCCGGAGCTGATCGCGCACTACGGGCAGCAGTGGCGGGAGCGCGGCGCGGACTTCTCCGAGACGGTCAAGCTCGTGCTGCTGGCCGGCCGGCACGCGATCGACAGCCAGCACGGCAGGCACTACGCGATGGCCCGCAACCTCGCCTACGAGCTGCGCAAGGCCTACGACGACGCGCTCGAGCGCTACGACGTCCTCGTCATGCCGACGCTGCCGCTCACCGCGACCGAGCTCCCACCCGCCGACGCCCCGCGCAACGTCTACATCCCGCGCGCCCTGGAGATGATCGCCAACACCGCGCCGTTCGACGTCACCGGCCACCCGGCCACGTCGGTGCCCGCCGGTCTGGTGGACGGCTTGCCGGCCGGGCTCATGATCGTCGGCAAGCACTTCGAGGACGCCACCCCGCTGCGGGTGGCGCAGGCCTATGAGAAGGCGGTCGGGGGCTTCCCGATGCCGACCACGCCCGCAGCCGTAGGGAGCAGCCCATGA
- a CDS encoding PspC domain-containing protein — MESFRRQGLVRPRQGRILAGVCAGLARRFGIGPWTMRILFIVTLIVIPGSQIIIYPILWILMPSE, encoded by the coding sequence ATGGAGTCGTTCCGCCGCCAGGGTCTCGTCCGTCCCCGCCAGGGCCGCATCCTGGCAGGGGTCTGCGCCGGTCTGGCGAGGCGGTTCGGGATCGGGCCGTGGACGATGAGGATCCTGTTCATCGTCACGCTGATCGTGATCCCTGGATCCCAGATCATCATCTATCCGATCCTCTGGATCCTGATGCCGTCCGAGTGA